ACTGGTTGATGCATCATCCTGTTAGATATCTGGATGGAAGAATAAGAGTAAATGTCTAACAAAATGGCATGATTTGTGGTAAAGATTAtggttttttaaaagtagcaattACTGATTGTCATGCACATTAATGTATTTGACATTTTCTCACACTTACCCTTACAATATGGCCTTCATATTCAGGTGTATGCTTCCTAACACATGCAGTATAGGATTTTTAagcttttgtaatttttaatttggcTATATATGGTCTTACAGTTCTGGCATAATGCActttataaaaggaaagaaaattaagcatTTCCATAGTAATGTGCAAACTATACTTACAccttatgcagatttttttcagatgaatttTGGATCCACACCTGTTCATTTTGTCCTGAAAGACACATTAAAACTGATTTAAAGTAACAGTGCTTGGTGTCTTTTTTAACACAATACACTTCATACAAAAACCTGGTTCCATAtttcatagatttaaaaaaataattagcagcATTATTGAATGAatggatattttatttaaatccatGAATTTTGAGTGTTTGACATTTTTTTTATCGTATTCTATAAACAGTCACACTTTCCCACTTACAAACTGAGCAGGATCTACCTTTACCACTGGGGATTCATGGTTAGTCCTCTTTAGTTAGCTCACCTCAGTGGACAATGGTTTTATGaagtaaaaaagcattttataattGATGCAAAAATGTTCTTGCTCTACCAGCTGGCTCAGAACAGCTGCCATGAACTTCATATAGTTCTTTGCCTTTCTCACAGGGTGCTGTTGATAAAGTAGATACTGACTCAGATAAATACCGCCTTTAAAACATGAGTGGGCTTCAGACAAGTTAGAGCTTTCAGAAGCCTTTATAGAAATCACtcttttttctcatctgttttaaAAGGAGCCTGGAACAGCAGGTGAGTGAACTGTCCAGTAAATGGCAGCAGGTTAATACACAATTAAGGGTAATGTCTGAGAGCATATGAGAACTGCTCTGCTAGTCAACTAGTGTTTCTTCATTTCCTTTGTAtcgtatatataaaaaaaatgtatgtagaaTGGTCTTTGGTAGCCAAAGCATCTGAAGCAGTTTCATCTAACTGTGTGATGCTGGCaatgctcaaggaaaaaaaaaaaccaaaaacaacaaccaaaaaaaaaccccaactgaggGAGTCTCTCTTTGCTGAAATTACCCACTGGGAAAACTGGTTTGTTACTGGTCTGTCTTCTGTCCCCTGGAGATCCGAGTCTTATGAttggagggaggaaagaagatAGCCTGGTAAAAATGTGAAGGCTGTGACTTGTCTTGCCTTTGAAGAGCTGCAATTAATAGATGACTTTCCTGTCCCTACCCTCTTCTAGTAAATACTCTACATAGGGTCAAGGTCTAGTCCACTCCTTATTCCTTGTGGAAGAGGCCCAGCTTCCTTTACAGTAACATACCCATCAGAGAGCTGGTTTCAAGTGCTGGATGTCTGCAAAAATGATGAGCTGACATCACCCTTTTAACTAGGCATCAGGCAAGACAGAAAAATCAGCTCCAGCCATCTTTAGAAATCCTTGATTGTGGTATAGACACTCTATTAGGGGAATAGCGTGTGGATTTTGTTGGCTACTAATCTAAGTGAGTTTGTtagtgctggttttgtttctttattagATCTGTGTTGCCAGTGAAAAAGAGGATGCCTGAGGCGTGGAGCCTGCTTGACCATTGCAGTGCTGCATGGGATTCGTGGTGTGAGAGAAGTGGTATTTTACAGCCTGCTCCAGGGAGGTAGGAAATGGTTCTTTCTTTCCCAGATCACAGGTCCATCACAAAGGGCCTTCAGTAAAGAACACCTTTTACTCTTGGATGGGGCTGGCTGAACCCTTACATATCGCTcaaatttaaagtaaaatttatCCATGTGGATTTCAGCCATAGAGTGAGTCATTAAAGAAGTGAAGTTGAAATAAGGATTTCAAGATTTTGCCTTTTAATCTCATATATACTTACAGGAAATTAGTTGTTCTAAGATATCTTCATGTGTTACTAATATCCATACGTTTCTGGACTAGTGACTGTGCATTAAATATTTGCCCATCAGCTCTGTgagactgtaagaaaaaaaccaacaaaaaaccaggAAGGAAGCTCTTCTGTATGCATATACACTTTATAGCTTCCTTTAATGTTGAAAATTTtgggcagcagctgagctgcaTTTTTCAGTGGTTGGAAACAGTACAAATTTTAACAATCCACAAAAATGTCTTTGGCAAGGAAATGTCTTTGTCAGGAAAAAGATAGCACTAGTGTATTTGAATGTTTACACAGTCTTGAGATAACGTACCCTTCCTTTGACAGGTATTACCTTCAAGTACACACACCGGAGTTTACATTGCAGGCTGTAAATAGTGTCCCACACAACAGTGTTAGGTTTCAGGAAGTACCTTTGTAGTGCTTGATAAGTGGCAGAGCACTTCAGACAGTTTAGATGTCTGCTGAAGTTCTTAAAATATCCTGGGCAGAAGCACTGGAGACATGTTTACTTAAGGACTGCAGAACACAGTCAGCTACATGCGCCCTTACAGCAGAGTGGCTGTATCCATCTTCATCTTCCCCTATAGGAGACAAAATTGCTAATGCTAACTGGGCCTGATTCTTCAAATGTGTGGAAATGGTGTTTGCTGCTGAGGTTTGTGGAAGCCTGGCTGGCTTGTAAATGGAGATGGTCCCATGCAAGGGGTGCTGGAGTCAATCTTTGGTGAGTCTGGCAAAATTACAAACTTGGTAAATACAGTGTATTACTAGTTGCTATCATAAAAAGGTGTTTCATGGTGATGTTTGCTTTTGAAGAGGAAATTCCCAGTTACAAAACTATTGTATTTAACGTTTCCACCGAGATTCTTAAAATAGTGCAGCGCTCTATCATGAATGGAAACCTGTCCTCTGAGTTGTGAATTCTGAACTGGCTGACAACAAATGTCAAAGACCTTGGTAAGGTGAGGCAACGGAAAGCTCATGAAGCTCAGGAAGAAGTGCAGGGTTCCCCATGTCTCAAAACAGATTGGGAAGCACCTGgctgaggagcagctcttccAAAAATGACCTGAGGTTTACAGCAGGTGTCAGGGTGAATGTGAGCCAACAGTGCACTTTCATCTTGAATAAAGCAGATGGCCTGCTGGGCTATACAAGAAGGATGATGGCCAGGAGATGGAGGGAAGATATTTCCCATTACTCGTGTTGGTGAGTAGTACCACTGTTTTGTACTAAATGTCCACTGACATCCATTGTAATAGCACGTTTTGTATCCTTAGTAAATGGGTGAAGAAGAAAAGAACTGGGGAGATGATGTGACATTCTTGTTTCAAGAATTTGCCTTGCTACAGATAAGACTAGCTACGTTCCCAGTGCACTGTCACATGTATGTCAGTGCCACGGTTACAACTTTAATGATTAGTTAGCATCCTATAGCATCAAAAATGGGCAATGCAGTTCAAATTTTGAACTTTGCGTTTCATACTCAAATTTATTCTGCTTTAATTGTTCCAGCAATTGAGGCTGTGCCCTTCTGGTGGCTTCATCATGCTTGAAGTGACTGTTACCACTGTTCCACACTTTGATTTGCACTACGAAGCAGTGCAGCCAGCGTGGAAACTGGGCTGTGTTCAGATGAAACTAAGCAAGAGATGCTCTCCAGCATTGCCCCCACTGTGCTCCAGATGCTAATCAGAGTTCGGACCATGGGACCAGACAAGAGCTGGTCAGAAGCAACCCTCCACCTACAGCGTGGATACTGGGTCCTGAGCACCAACTACCTGGTATATTTGTTCCTGTAGTGCTGCAATGCTTGCTAATATAGACACAGCTTTTGAACATCAGCCATTCCATCTTTCCTTATCCAGTTCTTTGTTCACTTTATACTATTCCCTAACTAATGACTAATTTTTCCCTGTATGGTTCTATATCAAATGCTTAATGAAGTCTAAGTAGATTATAACCACTGCATTTCCTTTGTCCATAAAATCAGCCGTTATCCAGGCTACTCAGGGATCATCTATTTTTAAGTCCATTTTGCATTTTATCCCATTTTGCATTTATTACCTCCATGTTTTCAGTGAGCCTTTCCTTGAAAACATTGCTGAAGTCTTGCAAACTACTGAGTCTAGACTATTAACCCTCTGGTTGTCAGCATAATTTTTTCACTGCCTCCTTTAAAAGTATTACCTTTTTATTTCTCAGATAATACAATACCACTCTCAACTGGAAAGTTTATTAGAAGCATTTCTTCCTGTCCTGCAATTGCATAGAGCCATTCTTTCAGAATTCAGGAATGCAGTTTGTACCACCAGGGTCATAATCATGTCTATGTGAGATAAAATATAGTTTGAAGACATTTACTGAGTAAGTTTGCAAAAGGTTTGCCTTACCATTCTGAAACAGTGTTAAGTTTCTATCTGTAGCTTCTAAAGATTACTGGAAAAAGTAACAAATCCATCAACCCCATTTCCTGAGGATCCGGTCCACTGATTTTAAGCGTATACATtctgcagaaaaattaagaatataCTTTCAGTGATCTCGACTTACTATACTGGGTACTGAAATAAATATGGGGCTGGACAAAGAAGCATCTTCAACTTTGCCACAAGAACTGAAGTTGGAAAAAACCACCAGCAGACTCATGTGATGGGTGCTGAACTTGGCCAAAAGAACAGCTAGTGTCTGGGACAAACACTGGAGGGATGGGAATTTTGAAGGGCTAGGAGGAATTGTCAGGTTACTCTCCCCATTACTCAGTCAGTTATTCAATGCCAATATTACAGTTTTATATTTGCACCAGTTTCAGTGGTGACATATTTGTATGTATAGGTAGTCCTTCCTAGAGTTTGGGTAGTCATAAAGAATCAGTATGAGAAACAGGCAATACTGAACACCTTCACCATCAATCTGGAGATCTTGCAGACAAGAaagataaaatggaagaaaagaaggtATGGTTATGTCACACCAACATCTTCTCTGAAATTCTCATGCAGGTGTTATGGTTTAAACCTGGACGGCAGCCAGACACCCTCCCGTACtcgggggatggggaagggaatcagaggggtaaaggtaaggagacttgtaggttgagataaaaacaatgtaataattgaaattaaataaaaattgaaataatcatAATAGTAATAATGAAATATAGAAATGAATGGTGCACGATGGAAGTGCTCACCACCCATCAACCAATGCCCAGCTGGTCCCCAGGTAGCAATCCCAGAGAACAGAATATCCCCAAACCACAGTCCCAGAAGAGCCAGAGCTTCCCGACCatccctcatctatatactgagcatgacgttagatgatatggaatatttcattggccaatttgggtctgttgctctggctgtgctccctcccagctttgcATGCACCTGCATGCTAGCAGGAcgtgggaagttgaaaagtccttgatttcttagcaacaactaaatacatcagtgtattatcactattcttctcatatcaaatcccgtactgaatccaaaacacagtactaTTCTAgctacaaagaaggaaaattagctctattccagctgaaaccaggagagcaggaaaaaaaagaaaaaagaaaaaagatgaatgcATATAAATGGCAAGAATATACTGAGCATGAATATATATAGAATAAGTTATAATACATTCTAATATACGTGAAAAAGTGATCAAGTGGGAGAAATAAAAGATGTTGGCTAGTTAAGGCATTACAAATTGGATAAGACATTTTGTCTATTAGAGATTGATTTGCACCAGACTACATAATTAAAATACCAGAGCTAGTACTGATGGAAGTCTGAGCCCTACACAAAATGTATTGATGATTCCCATCCCGGGGAAACATGCCAGCAGTACAAAAAAGTCTCATTCTATTAATTTACACCCTGGATGGCAGTGCCTAGGACTGAACACTACTTTTATAGCTGATATCACACCACTCGTCCAAACTGCTCAGCAGAGAGCAAAGACAATGAGTGCCTTCAAGACTTCCCAGTGTAAACAGATTTCAACCAAAAAAGCTTGTTCTAACAAAATTTCCACATCGGCCCTAGTGATGGTTCCTGTAGCTGTGGCATGTTATCCTGGCAACGTTCAGGGACTTGCATGGGCTCTGTGCAGCTTCTGTTTTCTGGACAGAGATCTCTATCCAGGACTGACAGTACAGccacacatatttaaaaaaaacacacattgtgggctgctgctggggaatCGTTTGTTAGACATAGTGAATGCAGAGAGCCAGGTTCTTTGCCAGCTGAATGGATGTAGCTTGAGTTATTCCAGCTAAACGGCTGCTTTAGGGAGGGGATAAAGGCGAGCATGTGAGGCATAACATACAAAGCTGTCTTGAAGCAAAGATTCACttccacaacaaaacaacaagacCAGGGCTGGATGCAGCTGCAACGTGAAGAGAAGAAGGTTTTGCCCAGCCCTTCCCATGCCATGTGAGGGAGATGTCCTATACTGTGTGGGGCTGGTGAAAGGACAGAGCTACCTGTAACCTCTACCAGGCAAATCCACATTGAATAATGGAATAGCACCATTTGGACACAGATTTAAGGAGTTCTTTGGACAACCACCTAGCATTAAATGAGAAACATTGTTGCCTtcagagaaagaaaccagaatgcCATGGCAGCACATTAGGTCAAGGATGACAGTTATCACTGTCAGAGctcaatttccttttttcttcatagaTTAAAATAacctggaaagaggaaaaataaaaggaagctGTGCAGCAGAAATGAAGCCACACAACTGGAAAGGCCAGGAACAACAacgataaaaaaaaaacaaaaccccaaactggaCAAAGCATCTCCTTTGTAAACCCTGCACATCGCTGTAAGCAGAACAATAACATCTTTGCAACAGCAAAAAGGATTTATAGTCTTGAGAGTGCCCTCTAATATAAGTGGGACCTTTCAGTGTTTTGATCTACTGAGGGGAACTGGTGTAGCTCATAGCTGGCAGAATAGTAACATGCAATGAAATTCAACTACACCATGCTAAATTAAGAGTGAATACTGGCTGACACGCCAAGATGGCAGAACCTTGGTTTAACAGCAGTATACTTCAAGAGCCAGCCCTTAATCCTGCACATCACTGGTTTATCAAACGTTTTTTGATGCACAAATCAACACATCAAGATGAGGGCACGAACTCTGTTGCTAACAAGTCACAGTAAAAAGACAGGCACTTGCAAATAGGTAATGTCTGAACCATGTGTAGCTCTTTGGTCTGAGTTTTAAACGTGTTGTCTGTTCAGGCTGGCTGTGGCCACAGTACTATATGAAAAGGAAAGAggacagaagaaaggaaatgacCCTGAGCTATTCTAGCACAAACAGGTTTATTCAAGGAGGTTTTTTTTATATCTTCAATATCTTCCATATTGCAGAGCACAGAAGAGTACAGTGGTACTGAGTGCACGGGGCACGGTGCTTTACTTCAGTCCCACACCGAGGATGTGTGAGCATCCTGATAGTCCAGCTGATTTAGCACAGGCTGCATGCTGGCGCACAGCCCACTACATCAGCCACTATAATATATATTCCACTTAAAAGAATTTCCAGAATATTGCTTTCACCATTTTAGcatgaaaaaattagaaaaaaacccagtgagtTGTTGGCCAAAACCCACTCTTTTTATATTGATACAAACTGAGAGGAATCATTAAGGAAACTCCTTATTTAAAGTGGTATAAGAGACAGAGTCCTACCTCTAGGtattgtgtttcattttatttctaatgGCCTAATAAAGAATAGAATAAATGGGAATTTTTTACTACAAGCCCATGGAGGGAAGGGCTTTGGTATAAGTGAAGCTGGAGAGaaagacaaagtatttttaagGCCCTTCCAATGCTTATGGGAACCTATTAGGCATTTGTAACAGTTTAAAAGCTAATATAATCACCTCCTGGATTGCTGTTTATCTGCCATCTGTTCCTAAAATGGAACACTTTTAACTTGTTACAGTAAATGGATAAAGGTTGCTTGCAAAACAAGGCATAGAGGGGAAGACGGCTGGTGAATATTTAGATTCACAAAGCCAAATCAGCCATCGTGGATATTTTGTCTGACACTTCCTAAAACAGAAGGCAGAATTTTCCCCTGTTTGTTCTTTTCCAAGCTTGTAAGTTCTCTTCCTTTTAAGAAAGCACCCCGTCTTGATTTGCAGTGCCTGTGATTTATGCTGTCTGTGATTTTTATTCCAGTCTACCTGTTTATTTCTAATTATATTCTGGAATCATTGGAAGCATTGGCTAACAGGCAAACATTTATTGTTGTCTTACAGATGAATCAGAAACAAATTTCTTAAAACCTGTAATTGCTTACTGGAGTACTTAAAATCTAAATCTAAACATTTTGTAGGCAAAGTCTGTTGTAGTTCATGTCTGAATGTGATATATTTAATTAAACTGGTCTCAGTGCAAAAGAAATGCGATGCCAGTTCTTGCAAGGGGATTGGTGTAGTCCTGAGGACTGTATATCAGTAAACCTGAGGAAGCTTCTGGCAATTTAATCTATTTAAAAGTACTCTGAGGAAGGGAGATGAGCAGTGAGGTATCAGTGTTTCCTGCATTAGTGTTAAAAGTCAAATCCAAAAGCCAACTGGGAAGAGCTACAGCTGTGTATTTCAAAGGCTGTCACGATACCAAACGGGCAAGAAATTGGCAGTGTTGTAAGTACGCAGTTACATGTCGGGGAAAAATAACCTCGGTGATATACATAGTGATGGGTTCTGAATGAAGTGATCAGCACTCAGGGGAGTGATGCTGTGAACCATTTATGAATAGTGCCCTGAAAGCATCTGTTTGGTTCTTCAGCAGTCATCAAAACGACAAATGAGATGTTAGGAATTATTAGGGAAGGGACCAAGAAGGAAACACCTCTGGATTTGTGCTGTCCAGCTGTACAGCatgcccacagctgctgcacTGGCCACCCAGCTTCAGGAAGGACGTTAGAGACTGTGAGAGGTACAGAAAAGGGGACCTGAGGATGGCTGTACCCTGCAGCCTAGGTTTGCTGGGGGCACTTAGCTGCCTAGTCCCCCACTGCCCAGAGCTCTTGGGGCACTCAGGGCTCCCTCCCCACGCACCCCAGTTGCTCTCCAGAGCAACAGTGCATGTTTGGGCCTCCCCGTGCCGCGCACTGGGATGTGGCACAGGTGATGTGGATCAGGACATGCTGCAAAGGAACGTGACAAAATATTTTGGCTTGAATAAAAGATGTAGGAAGGTGATAGAGCAGATGTCTTTATAGTCGTGGATGTTATGCAGAGTCAATAGGGAATggttattcattattttttacaaATCCAGACATAGGAGACACCCAAGGAAATTTAGAGCcagcaaactgaaaacaaacctgattaagcatttttaaaaaaataatatattgctaAGTTATAGACCTTGCTAGTCAAAATAGGTATTTAAACATTACCAGTTTTGAGAAGGGGACAGGATAAATTCCTGAAGAGCGGGCCTCCTGACAATTATTACACATTAAGATCCTGATGGAATTTTGTCTCAGAAAATTTCTGAACTCTAAACTGCTAGAAGCAATGAAGGCAAACTATAGCTACAGTCCTCCTGCATCTGTCCTGACTTTCTTGAAGCACTGGTAGAAACAGAATATTAGGAAAGACAGACTTAGTGAACACAGtccattttgttctttaaatttgCTTACTGAAAGTGGAAActattgaaaaaaatgaaatgcaatctTTCTTTGTTCTGTAAGTGACAAAGCTATCAGCCAGGCAATTTCTCTGTAATATTCACACAGGCACAGGAGAAGCAAAGTAGCAAGACaatttttattctctgctttctttcataAACATGTTTTCAAGGATAAACCCAAATCATCATACTTCACAATTACCATTAGTGGTTTGGGATTTGTTTGGGTTACTTTTTCACATTCAGAAGCTACGTAACATAACACACAATCTCATTAACTAACCTGGGAAACTGTCAGTATTAATTTTCATGAACGCTCAATGACAGCAAGCTTCACCAGATCAGATCTCAGCCTTTCTTCTACTTCCAAATCACCAGTGGATATTCCTCAAGGCTTACTGCTATAAACTTATGAAATACTCGGAATCATTCTGTTGGGTAGCAAGTCAGCAGACTGGCAGATGAACCAGTTCCCTCCCTGTCCATACGCTGATACAGACCAGACAATTATTTTGCCTTCGTAGCTTAGGAATAGGAAATAGCTGATCAGCAACAGATGTTGTTAAGGTTGAGGCTTGCAAAGCAATTAAAAGATGTCATCACCTGAGGCTGATTCGGATATCTGCAACAGAAGATTTCTGCATCTGCCATGCAGTGGGGTGGCAATGGCTCATGTCACATGTAATCAGCCCTCTAGGAAAGTGCCCTTAAATTTACCCTTTAGTGACAGCACCAGCAGCACTGATGCAGCATGTGCCACTCACTTTCAAATCTACTTCATATTTTGAGATCAGCATTTCAGAACACTGCTTCTTTACAAGCAGAACAGCgtttttagcttttttctttgtatttcatcCAGTTCTTGAGCAGTCAAGCTCCATCCACACTTATCTCGTGTCATATTAATGAAACGTGTGGATCTGCTGCCCTCCATCCTGACAGGGCTCTGTCTGACTGAGGTCACATTCTGATTCACCCATATTCCCCAGAGAGCTTCAGGGACATCAGTGTGTATCTAAtgaatatttaccaaaaaaaaaaaaaaaaatccttaaagagaaagaaaagactgtGAGTTTTCAATGGGCAGTGGAAAATTATCTGCTGAATATCTTTAAGTGTGCTTTTGCAAGTGCGcgcagaaaaagcagaagcagaaattcTCATAGCAAAGGAAGTGTGGCAAGAGTCAGACTTTGGAGCTCAGAGGGGATTTTTGTGAATTACTGTGCATTATAACGATAGCTTCCACTCCAGAGACCACAAGGCTGGGCTGATCAGCTctacgttaaaaaaaaaaaagatcaaatcaCATTAACCTGTATGAAATCAGTGCGGTTCTACCTGCAAACTAGTAGCAGTTCAGCAGCTCATGGAGGCATGGTTTTCGTGTTCATTGATGGAAAAATCACTTCTATGCTCGCTTGTAATTTTGTCCAGAATCATAGTGTACATACAGATGAAGGTCTGAATTCAGAAACCTCTCTGGAAGAAACACAACTGTAGTGACTGATTATGTTCCTCAAATGACACAAAACAttgcaccagcaccaccaccaccagttAGAAAGATCTTGTTTGCCCAGAGGAAAACAATGTATTTTCAACATATACATAGTAACCGGGCTGAGTGCTACTTGGAATTGAACTTGAGGGGTTTAATCCATGAAACTGTACCTAGACAGCTTACCTAGAAATAGCAAACCGGTTGTAGTAATTCCCTGCCACACACCGCCAGCGGAAAATCTTGGGGGAGCTCCATGATTTGGCTGAAACTGAGCGTCAGTCCCCCAAACCTCACCAGGAGCGGGGAATCGGTTTTCGTCAGCAGGTGCTGAGGAGCCCCCCAGGCCAGtggagctttttaaaaaaacctgaattcttGCACTTGTGCACGTTTTTCGTCGGTTCTACCGCGTTTAGACAGCGAAAACTTTGGCAGGTGGTTTAAGTCTTGAGAAGCACTTAGGTGAGCCCGAACACAACCCGCGGGTCTTGTGGAAAAAGGCGAGTCCAAAAACACTAACGGGGAAAAAGAGTTCACCGTCAAGCCCGGGTTTTAaacccttgttttgttttgtcccGCCGGGTTTCTTACACCGGGGACCGGCgcagggaggagagggctgcCAGCCGTCGAGACGCGTGAAGGAGCGGCGGCCGGGTGAACGGTTGGAGGCCGACGGCAACCCCAGCGGGCGCTCGGGGCGCGGCAGGGAGAGAAATTTTCCTACAGACGAAGCCGATCGGTTCCCTGCCGTGCCGGCTCCGTGTTGGCGGCCGGGCctgaggcgccgccgccgcccgccccggccccgcgccgcttCCAGGGGGCGCGGGCGCCCCCTggaggcggcgcggggccgggcccgccatGCCGAAGCGCTCCTGCCCCTTCGGTGAGGCGGCTCCGCTCCAGCTGAAAACCCGCGTGGGGCTGCGTGAGCTTAGCCGCGGCGTGCGGGGCGAGGAGTACCGGCGGGAGGTCTGCGGTGAGgcggcagcagggctgagggcggggaggggggagcggcggggctgcTGCCCCGCCGGGTTCGGCCTGGTCCTACAGGCCTCTCCCCGCAGCCGCCGCTGCCTTTCACTTGCCGGGCCTGGCGGTGGCGGGGCCTGAGGGGAAGCCGCCGCTaattctcctctcttctcccgCCGGCAGAGAGGACCCGGCGGTTGCTCTTCAGGGGTGCCCAGGCGTATATGGGGGGTGCCTGGCCCGCCAGCCCCACCGCCACCTGCGCGGTCACCCGTTCGCCGGAGCCGGGCGGGGAGGCCCAGgacggcggcgcggggcgccgcTGGAGCGGGCAGCTGCTCATCGGCCACGACGGGAAACTGCTGAggcgccccgcagcccccgccagcgccgcggaGAAGGGTGAGTGGCCCCGCAGCGGGCGGGCGACCGGCGCTGCGGCTCCCCGCCCCGCCTCCCTGGCAAAcgctggggcggggggcgccccTTGGTAGTTCTTCCCGTAtcgcctcttttttttt
Above is a genomic segment from Athene noctua chromosome 6, bAthNoc1.hap1.1, whole genome shotgun sequence containing:
- the SIVA1 gene encoding apoptosis regulatory protein Siva isoform X2, with the protein product MPKRSCPFGEAAPLQLKTRVGLRELSRGVRGEEYRREVCERTRRLLFRGAQAYMGGAWPASPTATCAVTRSPEPGGEAQDGGAGRRWSGQLLIGHDGKLLRRPAAPASAAEKVPPVGVSKACSSCVRTADVKEACTQCDQFVCQNCSKLCSCCNAVTCSLCSTIDYGDMGEQVLCNGCSIFQV
- the SIVA1 gene encoding apoptosis regulatory protein Siva isoform X1; the protein is MPKRSCPFGEAAPLQLKTRVGLRELSRGVRGEEYRREVCERTRRLLFRGAQAYMGGAWPASPTATCAVTRSPEPGGEAQDGGAGRRWSGQLLIGHDGKLLRRPAAPASAAEKAVPPVGVSKACSSCVRTADVKEACTQCDQFVCQNCSKLCSCCNAVTCSLCSTIDYGDMGEQVLCNGCSIFQV